The Bacteroidota bacterium genome contains a region encoding:
- a CDS encoding YncE family protein produces MRITFGKLLLSILLLVQTFNGCKVDAPVIDLEGSGYPEEVGKIVLTKCAISGCHNNKSKDGAAGLSLLTWENLFEGTRNGAAVIPYAHTQSTFFLFTNTYPDQGPSVTPTMPIGADPLSNDQITLLKNWISSGAPDKNGFVKFSDNLNRKKIYVTNQGCDAVTVFDAETGLPMRYVQVGHTPLNEAPHSVRVSPDGQYWYVSFINGSYMQKFRTSDDTFAGEIFIGFGSWNTFAITNDSKYAYIADWNSNGNIFYVDLENLSIKKKYSGSGLLVFPHGTNLNQSNNFLYATAQYGNYIYKINVSNPLIPDVNEVIMNGAPQITTSPHVLDPHEIAFCPDYSKYYVTCQFTNEVRVFNAANDSLIAKIGTGSFPQEMSFSKNYPYLFVTCPEDSVNFPGKRGSVAIINYQTNTLIKSVFTSWQPHGVAVDDDRNLVYIANRNVNLAGPAPHHSSDCGGRNGSVSTIDLSTLLVSDKKTEVSVDPYSVAYKK; encoded by the coding sequence ATGAGAATAACGTTCGGTAAATTATTGCTTTCAATATTGTTGCTTGTTCAGACTTTCAACGGATGTAAAGTAGATGCGCCGGTTATCGATTTGGAAGGTAGTGGATATCCGGAAGAGGTTGGAAAAATTGTGCTTACTAAATGTGCCATAAGCGGCTGCCATAACAATAAAAGCAAGGATGGGGCTGCCGGATTATCCCTGCTCACTTGGGAAAATCTTTTTGAAGGCACGCGAAATGGCGCTGCAGTTATACCTTATGCGCACACTCAAAGCACATTTTTTTTATTTACCAATACTTATCCCGACCAAGGTCCAAGTGTCACTCCTACAATGCCAATTGGTGCCGACCCGCTAAGCAACGACCAAATTACACTACTAAAAAATTGGATTTCTTCCGGGGCTCCGGATAAAAACGGATTTGTAAAATTCTCGGATAATCTCAATCGTAAAAAAATATATGTTACCAATCAAGGTTGTGATGCGGTTACTGTTTTTGATGCAGAAACAGGATTGCCGATGCGTTATGTTCAGGTTGGGCACACACCTTTAAATGAAGCTCCACATTCCGTGCGGGTTTCACCCGATGGACAATACTGGTATGTATCGTTTATTAATGGCTCCTATATGCAAAAATTTAGAACCAGCGACGATACCTTTGCAGGCGAAATATTTATTGGGTTTGGCAGTTGGAATACCTTTGCAATTACCAACGATTCCAAATATGCATACATTGCCGATTGGAATTCAAACGGAAATATTTTTTATGTTGACCTTGAGAATCTAAGCATTAAGAAAAAATATTCAGGGAGTGGCTTGCTTGTTTTTCCGCATGGCACCAATCTCAATCAATCCAATAATTTTTTATATGCAACAGCACAATACGGAAACTATATTTATAAAATAAATGTAAGCAATCCACTAATTCCGGATGTAAATGAAGTAATTATGAACGGTGCGCCGCAAATTACTACTTCGCCACATGTGCTCGATCCGCACGAAATTGCCTTTTGTCCTGATTATAGCAAGTATTATGTAACTTGCCAATTTACTAATGAAGTGAGGGTTTTTAACGCAGCAAACGATTCATTGATTGCGAAAATTGGGACTGGCTCCTTTCCTCAGGAAATGAGTTTTTCAAAAAATTATCCTTACCTATTTGTAACATGTCCCGAAGACTCTGTAAACTTTCCCGGAAAACGAGGTTCAGTTGCCATAATCAACTATCAAACAAATACTCTTATAAAATCAGTCTTCACCAGTTGGCAGCCACATGGTGTTGCTGTGGATGACGATCGCAATTTAGTATACATTGCTAATAGAAATGTAAACCTCGCCGGACCCGCACCACACCACAGTTCTGATTGTGGTGGGCGCAATGGAAGTGTCTCTACCATCGATTTATCTACCTTACTTGTATCCGATAAAAAAACAGAAGTATCAGTAGATCCCTATTCTGTTGCCTATAAAAAGTAA
- a CDS encoding DUF393 domain-containing protein, which translates to MQSSRIILFDGYCNLCSSSVQFIVRHDPNAKFKFCSLQSESAKKLIRQFAIPYQNLESIVLIEENKFYFKSDAALRITKQLKFPISMLTIFTLLPKFFRDGIYNWIAKNRYRWFGKKMECMLPDNSLLERFI; encoded by the coding sequence ATGCAATCCTCCCGAATTATTTTGTTTGACGGTTATTGCAATTTGTGCAGCAGTTCAGTTCAATTTATTGTGAGACATGATCCCAATGCCAAATTCAAATTTTGTTCGTTGCAATCCGAATCCGCAAAAAAATTAATACGCCAATTCGCTATTCCCTATCAAAACTTAGAAAGCATAGTTTTAATTGAAGAAAATAAATTTTACTTTAAATCAGATGCGGCATTAAGAATAACAAAACAATTAAAATTTCCAATTTCAATGCTTACAATTTTCACTCTCCTTCCCAAGTTTTTTCGTGATGGGATTTACAACTGGATTGCAAAAAACAGGTACCGCTGGTTTGGAAAGAAAATGGAATGTATGCTACCCGATAATTCCCTTTTAGAAAGATTTATTTGA
- a CDS encoding clan AA aspartic protease, whose translation MKRTRIPLKLVHVDEQGYHIFVKALINGRVANLLVDTGASKTVFDTNRIQKFASVKTMVANDQISTGLGTNSMQSHTIELKRMKLGDLILNNAEIFLLDLSHVNETYVKLNYKPLDGVLGGDILKMYNAVINYKQQIVVLDYPT comes from the coding sequence ATGAAAAGAACAAGAATACCTTTAAAGTTAGTGCATGTGGATGAGCAAGGTTACCACATTTTTGTGAAGGCATTGATTAATGGGAGAGTTGCCAATTTGTTAGTGGATACGGGTGCTTCAAAAACAGTTTTTGATACCAATCGCATTCAAAAATTTGCTTCTGTAAAAACGATGGTTGCGAATGATCAAATAAGTACAGGTTTGGGCACAAACTCCATGCAAAGCCATACTATTGAGCTAAAAAGGATGAAGCTGGGCGATTTGATTTTGAATAATGCAGAAATCTTTTTGCTTGACTTAAGTCATGTAAATGAAACCTATGTGAAGCTGAATTACAAACCGCTTGATGGTGTTTTGGGAGGTGATATTTTAAAAATGTATAATGCTGTTATTAATTACAAACAGCAAATTGTGGTCTTAGATTACCCTACTTAG
- the mdh gene encoding malate dehydrogenase, translating into MKITVVGAGAVGATCADNIARKELCQELVILDIKEGLAEGKALDMTQTAALLGFDTKITGSTNDYSKTAGSDVVVITSGIPRKPGMTREELIGTNANIVKGVTENILKHSPNAIIIVISNPMDTMTYLALTSSKLPKNRIIGMGGILDSARFKCYLSAALNCSPSDLNATVIGGHGDTTMIPLIRYATWNSVPVSQLLSEDQQKQIVADTMVGGATLTKLIGTSAWYAPGAAGAALVESIVRDEKKLFTCCVALDGEYGQKDICMGVPVVIGKNGFEKIVDYKLNAEEQAAFNKSADAVRSMNDVLKTI; encoded by the coding sequence ATGAAAATAACTGTAGTAGGAGCAGGGGCTGTTGGAGCAACATGTGCCGATAACATAGCCCGTAAAGAACTTTGTCAGGAATTAGTGATACTTGACATTAAAGAAGGATTAGCTGAAGGGAAGGCGTTAGACATGACACAAACCGCTGCTTTGCTCGGGTTTGATACCAAAATTACAGGTAGTACAAACGATTATTCCAAGACAGCAGGTAGCGATGTGGTGGTAATTACCTCCGGTATTCCGCGTAAACCAGGGATGACACGTGAGGAACTAATTGGAACCAATGCAAATATTGTTAAAGGAGTTACCGAAAATATTTTAAAGCATTCTCCCAATGCCATCATCATCGTGATTTCAAATCCTATGGATACGATGACCTATCTGGCTTTGACCAGCAGTAAATTGCCTAAAAACAGAATTATTGGAATGGGCGGAATATTAGATAGCGCTCGGTTTAAATGCTATTTGAGCGCAGCCTTAAATTGCTCTCCATCTGATTTGAATGCTACTGTAATAGGTGGACACGGCGATACTACCATGATTCCATTAATCCGTTATGCAACGTGGAATTCGGTTCCTGTAAGTCAACTGTTATCGGAGGATCAACAAAAACAAATTGTTGCCGATACTATGGTGGGAGGAGCAACTTTAACGAAGTTAATAGGCACTAGTGCATGGTATGCTCCTGGAGCTGCGGGAGCTGCATTGGTTGAAAGTATTGTGCGCGATGAGAAAAAACTATTTACTTGTTGTGTTGCATTAGACGGTGAGTATGGTCAAAAAGACATTTGTATGGGAGTGCCGGTAGTAATTGGTAAAAATGGTTTTGAGAAAATTGTGGATTACAAATTAAATGCGGAAGAGCAAGCTGCTTTTAACAAATCGGCTGATGCAGTACGCAGTATGAATGATGTATTAAAAACAATTTAA